TGGGGCGCAAAATCGGTTAAGAACATTCATCCATTTACCGCTTCGAGCGTAAGACTTATATCCGGCAGAAACAATCCTGAGTATTCGTTTGGCTTTATTGCAGATAATGATAATGACATTGGCAAACAAGTGCTGGATATATGGAACGCACGCGTTGACGAAATCCGCAATAAATATGCACACGCACGTAATGTTGTTTTGATTAAGGGCTTGGATTGGTCTGAATATGCGATTTTTGAATTAGAAACGTTGCGATACCAACCAGAGCTTTACCAATGGAGAAGAAATAGAAATAATAATCTTGAGGGTCATGATAAGGAAAGCGGAAATCACCGTTTCACTTGGCAGCGTCACGGCTCGCAATTCACAATAATAGAAGATGTCCCTGCTGAGAGACTGAAAATGCGTATTCGTATTCCTCCTGTTTCGAGCATTGACCAGTTATTAGACGCGATAGGTTTCGACTCGAGTTGGGTTCAAGTAGTGCAATAGTCGTGGATAAAGTCTCAGTATCGAAACGAAGCGAGATAATGAGAGCGGTAAAAAGCCGCGATTCAAAGATAGAGCACGACTTCAGCAGAGAATTGTGGCGGCAGGGTTTCAGATACAGGAAAAACGCTTCTGAATACTACGGGAAACCCGATATTGTACTGAAAAAATATAAAACGGTGATATTTGTTGATTCCTGTTTTTGGCATGGTTGTCCTGAACATTTGAGAATGCCATCCTCTCGGCAAGAATATTGGAACAATAAAATTAGGAAAAACAGAAAAAGGGACTTAGCAGTCAATGAATACTACAAGAATATGGGGTGGGTGGTTATCAGGATATGGGAGCATGATTTGAAAAATAACGCAGATGAAGTGGCTGACAGAACGGTAATTTCGCTGCGTATGTTAGCCAAAACCTCGTCTGATAGCAGAAAGACCACTGACATCAGGAATATCGCCCGGTTGTAACTTGTCCAACTTATCATTGAGCGGCTCCTGTTTTCCAGCAAATAAGTCAACCGCACTTTTCACTGCACATCGGCGTTCTGGAGCACAATTGCACGATTCTGACAAATGTGCAGTTAGCTGACCTAGCATGTGGGATGGGACATGTATCACGCGCCCACCTGACACATAGCAAAGCAGCAGTAATAGCTAGGTCTT
This genomic interval from Chloroflexota bacterium contains the following:
- a CDS encoding very short patch repair endonuclease translates to MRAVKSRDSKIEHDFSRELWRQGFRYRKNASEYYGKPDIVLKKYKTVIFVDSCFWHGCPEHLRMPSSRQEYWNNKIRKNRKRDLAVNEYYKNMGWVVIRIWEHDLKNNADEVADRTVISLRMLAKTSSDSRKTTDIRNIARL